A region from the Hydra vulgaris chromosome 08, alternate assembly HydraT2T_AEP genome encodes:
- the LOC136083512 gene encoding ATP-dependent DNA helicase PIF1-like produces the protein MLSLQQQKALQWLDEGKNFFITGGAGCGKSYVVNEIAQSVQIYKTIHITASTGKAAYLINGVTIHAFAGIETGVKSVNYYKRHMHPDIKKTWLETDVLIIDTILMINAQTFDLLHLIACEIRQCYDELFGGIQVIACGDFFQLPPIKGEFVFKSQIWQHYMTEVLVLARCFRQKDDEQLFGVLNEIRFGQVSDQTIDYFMTRCFEKDENLNSKYTRLFFRNIEVDCYNNQKMETIKQEGYWFYAKDVIKNRNMQCSFQIPAAVYLKIGAIVMLVKNIIVEKGLCNGSIGTVILIENNAVWVMMNKKEVKIECVKEKILDCSHSVVGSRFGLPLKLAFSFTVHKAQGSTMNKAVVQFNSKAFINSLYYVSLSRVCNINDIFIIINNKLELRKIFKSITVDSDVLEFYKKYM, from the coding sequence atgttatctttacaacaacaaaaagcacTTCAATGGCTTGATGaaggaaagaatttttttattactggtgGTGCTGGTTGTGGAAAAAGTTATGTTGTCAATGAAATTGCTCAAAGtgtacaaatttataaaacaatacataTTACTGCGAGTACAGGAAAAGCAGCTTATTTGATAAATGGTGTTACAATACATGCTTTTGCTGGTATAGAAACTGGTGTTAAAagtgtaaattattataaacgtcATATGCATCCagacattaaaaaaacgtgGTTGGAAACTGATGTTTTAATTATTGATacaattttaatgattaatgCTCAAACATTtgatttgttacatttaatAGCTTGTGAAATTAGACAATGTTACGATGAATTATTTGGTGGTATACAAGTTATTGCTTGTggtgatttttttcaattgccACCTATTAAAggagaatttgtttttaaatcacaaatatGGCAACACTACATGACAGAAGTTTTGGTTTTAGCTCGATGCTTTAGACAAAAAGATGATGAACAACTTTTTggagttttaaatgaaatacgTTTTGGACAAGTTTCAGACCAAACTATTGATTATTTTATGACGCgttgttttgaaaaagatgaaaatttaaacagtaaatatacgagattattttttagaaatattgaagTCGATTGTTATAACAATCAAAAAATGGAGACTATAAAACAAGAAGGGTATTGGTTTTATGctaaagatgttattaaaaatcgAAATATGCAATGTTCGTTTCAAATTCCAGCAGCTGTTTATCTTAAAATAGGTGCTATTGTTATGCttgtgaaaaatattattgtagaAAAAGGTTTGTGTAATGGTAGTATTGGTACcgttattttaatagaaaataatgcAGTTTGGGTGatgatgaataaaaaagaagtcaAAATTGAATgtgtcaaagaaaaaattttagattgcTCTCATTCCGTTGTAGGCTCAAGATTTGGTTTACCTTTAAAATTAGCATTTTCTTTTACTGTTCATAAAGCTCAAGGAAGTACAATGAATAAAGCAGTTGTTCAATTTAATTCAAAGGCTTTTATTAATAGTCTTTATTATGTTTCTTTATCACGAGTTTgtaatattaatgatatttttataattattaataataaattagaattacgaaaaatatttaaaagtattactgTTGATTCTGATGTTttggaattttataaaaaatacatgtaa